CGTTCTGTTTATTTACGCCCTGACCATTTGGGTTGGCAGTATCGCCCTAGCGTTTGCCGGAATTCCCAGTGGCGTCGCCTACGCTTTTGCGGCAACGGCTTTACTCAGCTATGCCAGTTGGAAAGTGAAGAAACACGCGAGGTTATAACCCGGCTGAGTAAACACCTATCTCTGGTGCCTATCCTATCTAAACTCTAAAATCAAACATTCATGAGTGCTGAGATTATTTGTGTTGGCACAGAATTGCTGTTAGGAGACATTCTTAACAGCAACTCTCAATTTTTAGCGAAACAACTGGCTGGACTGGGTATCCCTCATTATTTTCAAACGGTGGTGGGGGACAATCCAGACCGAATTAAACAGGTGGTGGCGATCGCTATCGAGCGTTCTGCCCAAATTCTTATCTTTACCGGCGGTCTGGGCCCCACCCCCGACGACCTCACCCACGAAACCCTCGCTGCTTGTTTTGGGGTGGAAATGGTCGAAAGAACGGACATTCTCGAAGACCTGATCCAAAAATACGCCTCTCGCGGTCGGCCAATGGCGGCCAGTAATCGCAAACAAGCCTCAATTCCTGCGGGTGCGGACATTTTACCCAATCCCCTCGGCACGGCCCCAGGTATTATTTGGCAACCTCGTCCTAATTTGACGATTCTGACCTTTCCTGGTGTTCCCAAGGAAATGTACCGAATGTGGGAAGAAACTGCCGTCCCCTACCTCAAAGCCCAAGGCTGGGGTCAAGATATTATCTACAGTCGGATGTTGAAATTTTGGGGAATTTCTGAGTCGGTTTTAGCGGAAAAAGTGGCTCCGTTACTGGATTTGACCAATCCCACGGTGGCTCCCTACGCCCTCAATGGCGAGGTCAAACTCCGGGTTTCCGCCCGCGCCTCCAATGAAACCGCAGCTCAAGCGGCGATCGCCCCCGTACAGCAACAGATTCAAGCGATCGCTGGCTTTGACTATTTTGGGTGCGACCAAGATACCCTCGCTTCCGTGGTGGGTGATTTACTCCTCCAACGGGGTGAAACCCTCGCCGTGGCCGAATCCTGCACCGGGGGAAGTATCGGCAGTCTCCTCACCGCCATTTCCGGCAGTTCTCGCTATTTCTTAGGCGGGGTGATTGCTTATGACAATTCGGTAAAAATCGGGCTTCTGGATGTCAACTCAGCGGATTTAGCCCGGGAAGGTGCAGTTAGCGATATTGTGGCTCAACAAATGGCCCTCGGTGTCCGTGCTAAATTAGGCGCAACTTGGGGTCTGAGCGTCACGGGAATTGCCGGTCCTGGCGGTGGCAGCCAGACAAAGCCTGTGGGATTAGTTTATATCGGGTTAGCTGGACCCAACCGTGAGGTTGAAAGTTTTGAATTCCGCTTGAGTGCTTTCCAAGAAAGGGACTTGATTCGCCATTACAGCGCCGAAGGTGCTCTGGACTGCCTCAGAAGAAAAATGTTAAGAATAGCTTAACATTCTTAATATTTTCTCTAAAACACTACTTGTAGTGTTTATTTTTAAAAATATGACTACATATAGGGGCTGTCAGGGGTGAAGCCCCCGAGACTGATCCCCAAAAGCCCGTTTTGTACGGTTGAGTCTACTTGCTCATTTCTCAGGATTCGTTATGATCAAAGAAACAGAGTAATTCCAATTCTGTTACAAACGGCAATCAGTGACTGCCGTCAAGTAGTAGAGCGATAGCCTGGATTCAAGGAGCTGTCTTTTCAATGGATTATATAGATAACCTAATCGACAAATTAAAAGAATGGGCCCGGAAAATTATTGAGGCCCTTCTCGGTCCAGAGGCAGAACCGGAACCGGAACCTATTCCTATTCCCGTCAACGAACCCCGTCGGCGTCGGTAAATTTATAGTGTTAAAGGCATAGGCATCGGCGATTGCTGAATATATTGGTACTGCATGGGCCAAACTTGAATCTCCTGGGTCAACGAGAGCCAGGAGTCTATGGGAGTGCGACGTTAGAAGATATTAATCGCTTGCTGGAAACCGAGGCCCAGGCTTTGCAAGTCAAGGTGTCTGCGTTGCAATCCAATCATGAGGGGGTACTGGTGGATGCTATCCATGCCGCCAGAGACCAGCACTCAGGACTTTTGATTAATGCCGGGGCTTATACTCATACGAGTGTGGCCATCCGTGATGCGATCGCAGGGGTTAACATTCCCACTGTGGAAGTTCACTTGAGCAATATTTATCGCCGTGAACCGTTTCGCCATCACTCCTACATTGCCGCGATCGCCGTCGGGCAAATTAGCGGGTTTGGTCCCAATAGTTATCGTCTGGGACTTCAGGCGTTGGTCCATCATCTCCGAGAAAACAACCCATCCGGTTAATCTCCCCCTCATGGGGGTTTCTTCCTAGAGGTGGGCGGCACTTCAGTCCCACCTCTCATCTTTTGATGAGGCGATCGGCTTCTACGGTTTTCCTTTTTATTTACCCCAAAAATTGCAGATTGCCAACATAAATAAAATATATAGAGCATTCAAGATGCCTGACCCTTTTAAAAATCTATGGCTATCCAAGAAGGATGAATCAGCAGATTCTCTGACCGGACTTACGCCTCAAAACCTCATGGGAAGGACATCCCAGCCCATCCCTGCTCCATTTAGGTATTTAGGCGTAAGTTTGTTTGGTCTGGGGTTCAATATAAAATTTTCTTAATCCCTTCCCGAAAAGTTAAAGAAATGTTACAAAAGCAGGCATAATAGGTTCAAGATTAATGCCCTGGCCCCTTTAAAAAGAGAAAAATCACTGCAATGCTTGCTGATTCATTTCCTTGGTTAACTACTATATTTGCTCTGCCCCTAGTGGCGGCCTTACTGGTTCCGGTGATACCCGATCGCGATGGAAACGTCTTGCGCTGGTATGCAACTGGAGTGGCGATCGCCGACTTCGCCCTGATGTGCCTCCTCTTCTGGCAACATTACGATCCCCAGGTTTCCGGCTTTCAACTCGTCGAACAATTTAGCTGGATTCCCCAACTCGGCATCAGCTGGACCGTCTCCGTGGATGGCATCTCCATGCCCTTGGTCCTCCTAGCCGGATTCGTCACCAGCATGGCCCTGCTGTCCGCATGGCAAGTAGACCGCAAACCCCGAATGTTCTACTTCCTGATGCTGGTGTTATATGCAGCCCAGGTGGGGGTGTTCATCGCCCAAGACCTGCTGCTATTCTTCATCATGTGGGAAATCGAACTCGTCCCCGTCTATCTCCTCGTTTGCATCTGGGGCGGACCGAAACGACAATATGCCGCCATCAAATTTCTACTCTACACCGCTGCGGCCTCTATCTTTATTCTAATTGCCGGACTCGCTTTAGCTTTGTATGGACCCGGCCCTGCTTCCTTTGATATTGCAGATATCGCCTTGAAAGAGTTCCCCTTGGCCCTGCAATTGCCCCTCTATGCTGGTTTATTAATTGCATTTGGCGTCAAACTCGCCGCCTTCCCCTTCCATACCTGGCTTCCCGACGCCCACGGCGAAGCATCCGCCCCAGTTTCGATGATTTTGGCCGGGGTGTTATTAAAAATGGGTGCCTATGGATTAATGCGAATGAACATGGGATTACTACCCGATGCTCATGTTTATTTTGCCCCGGTTTTAGTCATTTTGGGAGTCGTTAATATTGTTTATGGGGCATTAACCTCCTTTGCCC
This DNA window, taken from Laspinema palackyanum D2c, encodes the following:
- a CDS encoding competence/damage-inducible protein A, coding for MSAEIICVGTELLLGDILNSNSQFLAKQLAGLGIPHYFQTVVGDNPDRIKQVVAIAIERSAQILIFTGGLGPTPDDLTHETLAACFGVEMVERTDILEDLIQKYASRGRPMAASNRKQASIPAGADILPNPLGTAPGIIWQPRPNLTILTFPGVPKEMYRMWEETAVPYLKAQGWGQDIIYSRMLKFWGISESVLAEKVAPLLDLTNPTVAPYALNGEVKLRVSARASNETAAQAAIAPVQQQIQAIAGFDYFGCDQDTLASVVGDLLLQRGETLAVAESCTGGSIGSLLTAISGSSRYFLGGVIAYDNSVKIGLLDVNSADLAREGAVSDIVAQQMALGVRAKLGATWGLSVTGIAGPGGGSQTKPVGLVYIGLAGPNREVESFEFRLSAFQERDLIRHYSAEGALDCLRRKMLRIA
- the aroQ gene encoding type II 3-dehydroquinate dehydratase, whose product is MLNILVLHGPNLNLLGQREPGVYGSATLEDINRLLETEAQALQVKVSALQSNHEGVLVDAIHAARDQHSGLLINAGAYTHTSVAIRDAIAGVNIPTVEVHLSNIYRREPFRHHSYIAAIAVGQISGFGPNSYRLGLQALVHHLRENNPSG
- a CDS encoding NAD(P)H-quinone oxidoreductase subunit 4, which codes for MLADSFPWLTTIFALPLVAALLVPVIPDRDGNVLRWYATGVAIADFALMCLLFWQHYDPQVSGFQLVEQFSWIPQLGISWTVSVDGISMPLVLLAGFVTSMALLSAWQVDRKPRMFYFLMLVLYAAQVGVFIAQDLLLFFIMWEIELVPVYLLVCIWGGPKRQYAAIKFLLYTAAASIFILIAGLALALYGPGPASFDIADIALKEFPLALQLPLYAGLLIAFGVKLAAFPFHTWLPDAHGEASAPVSMILAGVLLKMGAYGLMRMNMGLLPDAHVYFAPVLVILGVVNIVYGALTSFAQTNMKRRLAYSSVSHMGFVLIGIASFTDLGINGAMLQMISHGLIASVLFFLTGVTYDRTHTMTMQDMGGIGIFMPKVFALYTAGAMASLALPGMSGFASEVAVFIGIATSDFYSLTFRIAVVFLAAIGVILTPIYLLSMVRQVFHGSFYGSKEIPACDITDPELREDFIENQAAVCFGTNCILPGEAAFIDSRPREVAIALSFLVAIVAIGCYPKIAMQVYDNTTVAINSVATQAYAQVRSTETIGFKAPSLTPMAKIAEFTPD